The Montipora foliosa isolate CH-2021 chromosome 1, ASM3666993v2, whole genome shotgun sequence DNA segment GCTGTCAACTGCAAGGTTAATTGTAGAATGTTTCCTGTCCTATCAGGTTGCGTTTTGTATTTTCATTCCCTTGGTTCCTTGGCTTCAGTTAGCTGGGTTGTTTTACATGTTGAAGTTCGCTGAGCGTGTCATAGTCAAAATGGTGATCGGTGAACAACACTTGAGCGGCCTGGACTCCGCTTGGCTACCCTGCGATCGAAAAAACCTCTTCTACAGCAATGCAGTGTTTTGCTTCGAACACAAGGGCAGCGTTGAAGAACGGGTAGATCTTTTCCGCCAAGCTATTTTTGAACGACTGCCTAACGCAAAAAAAGCCAACGGAGAATTGCTGTTTTTCAGAACGCGCTGTTATTTTCGCCCTGGTTTGTTCCAGTACTTTTTGCGAGAGGACCGATCCTTCAAGATTGAAAATCACGTGCTCAAATGGGAGGGAGAGGTACCCCGATCAAAAGAAGAGTTGGAGGCGATTGTGTCCAAGCTGAGCACGGAGCCTTTGCCAGAAAAAAGATCACCTTGGTGTTTTGTTTGCATTCCAACCAATTTTGGTAGCAATGATATGTTTCTCGCGTTCAGGATGTCGCACGCCCTCGCCGATGGAatttcgaaaatgaattttCTCACTTACACATTTCCTGATGAAGTTGTACCCCAAAAAAAGACTCAAAAATTTTCGGCCACTAACAGGTCACTTTTAATGGCCAAAGCAATGCTTATAGCACCCAGGTACCTTCTAAAGCTGCTCTCCTCGTCTGCTGAGCGATCAATAATACATGGGCCAGACCTCAGTGGACTGAAAAAATTTGTATGGGATGAGACACTTGAACTTCAGCTGATTAAAAACATCAAATCCGCCACAGGTACAACTGTTAATGATGTATTGATGGCGTGCATGACAATGGCACTGAGGAAGTACTTCCAAAGAAAAGGTGTTGCAAATCCTGCTGACTTGACTGCTTCTATTCCTGTCGATGTCCGTCCACCGACGAAAGAACTTCACTATGACAACTACTTCTCGTTCATCTTTCCAAAAATGGCTGTAGCCACTGGTGACATTATGGAACAATTGAATGAAACACAAGCTCACATGAAGGAATTCAAAGGGTCCGGTACACCCCTTGTCACATTAGGAATGTTTTTCACCACACAAGAAACATGTCCACGGTTCTTGACCAATTATCTTACCAATCTTCTGACCAAAAAGTCGAGCTGTGTTTTTTCAAATCTGCCTGGTCCACAACAGAAATTGAGCGTTAAAGGCAGCCGTATGAAATACATGACGTTTTTCCCTCCAAACAACGGAAACATTGGAGTGTCACTCGCCATTTTTACTTATGAAGGGAAAGTTGTCGTTGGAGTTCAAAGCGATATTGCTGTGCTGCCAGATCCAGAGATCGTTGTTGAAGAGTTTGGAAATGCTGTCAATGAAATGGCGAAACGTGCTCTCCCCAAAAAAGGGGCATTGGTTAGATGAACAGGTaacaaattattctttataACCGAGAGTCAGTGCCTATAGCTTTTGCTGCAAAGTTAGAATCTAGATTGAGCATCATTTAGATGAGACGATTAATTTTAGAAGAGTGGCTTTTATTTGCTGCAGCTATCTCCAAGCTGAATTCTCGGCTATGCTATCCGGCAAATTCAGAGATTCTTTTGGAAGACTTTGGAAATGTTGAGACTACAACTTTGTCAATAAATTAAATTGTGTACTATCTgtcaacttttgaaaggtcttaaaTCAAGAAGCTTGAGGCTAACTGGTAGCTTTGTGTCCTTAGGAAACAACGAAACGTTTTTTTAGCTTCCATCTTACGGTTGCTGGTTAATTTTATCTCTCTAGAATACTGTTCTAGATTTTTTGCCTAAGGCCTTTTTAAGCATCGTTCTGGTTACCTGAAAACTGGGATGCACTGAGAAGGTTAACCAAATGAAAAGCGGAGTCTagctgggtacgagattgagaAAAATCGTACTCCCAGTCGGTCTCTTACTTCAATCTAAGGGTCGCTGCTACCGTAAACTGATGCATGGGACTCATTCTAGATCAAGACTTCTTGCTTATGAACTTCTGACACTTTACATTACCTACGGGAATGTACGCATCTTACTTTTTATTCCTCATTGTTCTATGAAAAGTTTATTTGCACGATGCTCCCCATTTCTCACAAACAAAACATACATGACGTATTTATCACCGAACGTTTTCACGGGTGCTCTGTCTTATTATGCGGATGATTTTCAATATTCTTCCTTCTCATGTAGCCCCGACACTCATGCATCTTTGGGATGTCTAtttttttcctgtaattttACTCTCCTGGGGCCGAAATCACGCCGGTTGCGTGATTACGACCCGAGCGGCTGTGAAGGAGATTCGTTATCTAAGGTGGATTTCCACAGTCGCGTAAATATGTTCCTACGTAAAACGTGCGTGAAAAAACCGCGCGTTGGAAATTGCTATTGTCGctttaaaatctggatcttttTAAAGGAGATTTAAGCACTACCTAAATAGGTCAGGTGAACCCCCCAGCCCCCCTCGACGAACTCAGAGGGGCTGCGTACTCTGTGCTGAGGATCCTcctggggaatcctccacatcTGCTCTTCTACGATCGTCTCTCTCCGTACCTCTGAAGTTTTCAATTTCAGCCGAAACGGATCATCTAAGTTGCAAAGGAATTTTGCTGCAGTGAAATTCATATTATTATTGCAGTCGGCTAAGTTCAATTGTTTctataaataaacaaatcattcattcaAAGAGTTTGCCGTATTATACACAGCTTAATTTGATGCTACCCTAGTCTGGAGGAATTAGAATGTAGCTCAATTAAAAGGCTATAAAATAATTCAAACTCGGACCTGCTGGGCAAAGTTTCCACGGCATTGCTGTGCGAAGCTTATACGTAGTATACGGTTGAGGAAATGTTCTTAAATTACTTCCACCGGATATATGATCGACTTTCAATGAAAGTAAATATAGGATAAGTGCTATGTTTGGTAAATACAGGATGgaacattaatttaaaaattatgtCTTTTTAAACCTACCACAAGTAATATTCAAAAGCAAATTAAATTAGGATCGCCATGCAACTGGTTTGAGACAGCATGCAAAAACAATCACTGGCACCACACCTAACATTCTGCAGTCTTCGTCCATGCGTATGTCATCTTGTCATGGATAAGATATTGATTTACATGGTTACACAACTGAGTCAACAGATCGCGgaataatataattttttctTAGTCTGGCGCCACGGTTCAAAGGGGTTTTGGCACAAAATAATACCTACTTTTGGTGTTTTTGGGATAGTTCGTGCATGTATGCAATGCATGGAACCCTAAGTGTAAAGTGGTGTAAAAAGCCCAATGTGATCTCCAGTTACCCCAATTACAGCTTGGCACTTGTGCTTTAGTGCCATTTTTTTAATAGCCTTGAAACTTTAATTTACAATAATCATCAAACATTGCCAATCTGGACTGCGATGTCATTTATGTACATTAAAAGTTGGGTTGGCCCAGACGGGGACCGTTGTACGTGGAAGGCCTGCTTTCTATGGATTTGGATTAAAGCTGGAGTAGGAATCGTTGATAACAACTCGTTGCAATCGACATCTTGGGTATACACTTTcaaagtaaatgaaatgaagGTCTGGTGAAATGTTGTTTTGTTGTGTGGTCCATTTCCATGTCTAGGGCTATCGATGATATAGATTTAATGGATTAAAAGGATCTacaactaaccctaaccctaaccaacCTGAAATTGACATTCCTAATCAAGCAAGAAAAGGGCCACGAATGCCAAAGCTTGTTGCCAAATTTAGCTTTTGTCACAGAAAATTGTGCATAGAAGCCCGCAGCGTTTTGTGGTAAAGAAATTCTCTACATTTCTGCGTAGTTAAGATAGCAGTATGACGGTGCCCTTGTCCCTGTCAAGATGTCAAATTCAGGATAGCATGTAAAAAAGCACCCaacaaaactgaccaattgcaATCAAGAATTCAAAATTCGAAGTTAGACCTCTTCAAGACGTTTGGTTGCTGCCGTGGTTGCTGAGAAGGGAACTTAGTAGGTCAGAAAGTTATTATCCGAGATCATACAAAATGGTCTCTGTAGCCGTTTTGCTGTCAACTGCAAGGTTAACTGCAGAATGTTTCCTGTCCTATCAGCTTGCTTTTTGTATTTCCATTCCCCTTGGTTCCTTAGCTTCAGTTAGCTGGGTTGTTTTACATGTTGAAGTTCGCTGAGCGTGTCATAGTGAAAATAGTGATCGGTGAACGACACTTGAGCGGCCTGGACTCCGCTTGGCTACCCTACGACAGAAAAAAACCTCTTCTACAGCAATGCAGTGCTTTGCTTTGAACACAAGGGCAGCGTTGAAGAACGGGTAGATCTTTTCCGCCAAGCTATCTTTGAACGACTGCCTAACGCAAAAAAAGCCAACGGACAATTGCTGTTTTTCTGAACGCGCTGTTATTTTCGCCCTGGTTTGTTCCAGTACTTTTTGCGAGAGGACCGATCCTTCAAGATTGAAAATCACGTGCTTAAATGGGAGGGAGAGGTACCCCGATCAAAAGAAGAGTTGGAGGCGATTGTTTCCAAGCTGAGCACGGAGCCTTTGCCAGAAAAAATATCACCTTGGTGTTTTGTTCGCATACCAACCAATTTTGGTAGCAATGATATGTTTCTCCCGTTCAGGATGTCGCACGCTCTTACTGATGGAATgtctaaaatgaaatttctcACTTACATAGCACCCAGGTACCTTCTAAAGCTACTCTCCTCGTCTGCTGAGCGATCCCTAATACATGGGCCGGATCTCAGTGGAGTGAAAAAATTTGTATGGGATGAGACACTTGACCTTCAGCTGATTAAAAACATCAAATCAGCTACAGGTACAACTGTAAATGATGTGTTGATGGCGTGCATGACAATGGCACTGAGGAACTACTTTCAAAGAAAAGGTGTTGCAAGTCCTGCTGACTTGACTGCTTCTGTTCCTGTCGATGAACTTTAACTTGAACCCGCGATATGggcacgtgatactggtcagcggatgccGTGTTTTGACAGGTggcaattgaccataacatggatgtccaatatcaaagatgtacgttgtaaactagctggagttTGGCCTCGATATGGtcaggtgatactggtcacattggcatgcaTGGATGGGTGGACGGAAGTATGGTCGTTCGGTCTCAAAAACCAAATTTACTCAcgcagatgggttaccatattttcttacccacggtgctccgcgcgcgcgcctttcGGTTCGCGGAGCTGGGCTAAGAATTCCGAAGTTTTAACACcagaaaaacaaagagaacgAATACCATATTGTGTGGACTGAACTTGGTTTACAAACTGGTCATCATAGGTAtttaaacagacttaactgattagagtgtaatgtgaagtgctagttttgtaccccatatgaaccatgtgagcgttagccctagtaatggaaatgggcccacacaaggacagagaaaaactctgaccagggtgggaatttgaacccacgacctcccgggctagatcaccgctgctctaccgactgagcgacaaggtcagacgggagcaggccccTGGGAaccgaagatgttaaagtcacggctatgaacatgtacaagtacaagcaaggattacgtttttgcaaacgttggccgcgtagcacttataattgaacagacttaactgacttgtactagttttgtaccccatatgaaccatgtgagcgttagccttactaatggaaatgggcccgcATAAGgccagagaaaaactctgaccaaatAGGTATTTGATTGACGTGTATAATATAGATGAACAGAGGATATTGGCTTAAAATAATCAGTAAAACAATATGGAGTTAATTCATGAAAtcactgataaacaaaagaaagatttCAATGTGGATTATGtcacaaaattttaaaagatttttttttgcaagggtTCTGAATGCGGTGCGGGTTCAGATTATGTCATAATCCTGACTGGACGCTTTACAAAGTGGTCAAAGGTTTTAGGTAGGTTGGGTATGTTAGACCCGAAACACGACACCATAATGTGATTTAGATTAGAGAATTATAAAGCATTTTTAATACATCAATATTAACGTAACAcctcaattttgttttgttttttttttcattttcagacAAAGCCTATCATTGTGACTTTTGCAAGTAAGATTAGCATCAAAGGAAATACCAAGATATTTAATTGTAGAAAATTGCTGAATATTTGCATCATTAATTGTTAGATTAAAAGTCTTATAAGGTTTCATTTTTTTAGAGGGAAAGACAATGCAATTAGTTTTTACAATACTAAGTGCCAGTCGCTTGGATTTCATTCACCCGGCAAATGCAATGAGCTCATGATATAGCTTAAGCTCAAGATCAATCAGATTCTTGCATGCACAGCAtatgttagtatcatcagcaaataggtaaAAAAGTAAGTGATTCTGAGAAATTAGGTAAGTCATAAAAATAACAAGGGTCCAAGaacagacccttgagggacaccgcaAGTGATAAAGATGATTAGAGTTATGACCACTGGCACACACAAACTGTTGTCTATCAGATAGATATGATTGAAATCAGTCGTAGGCTACGCCTCTTATTTCATAATGGTGCAACTGACCGTATTAATAAAAGCCTTTTTTAAGTTGAAGATACCACAGCCAAATTCATTGTTATCAATGGAGTAACGAATAAATTCAGTGATGCTTAAAAGTGCATGATTAGTCGAGCACTTCCCCCCTAAAATCAAACTGAAGTGGGTAGCGAATGCTATGACATTCAAGATAACCGTAAAAACGCTCATACAAGCTCTCATACATAGATTAACTATAAaagtttcaaatttaatttcataaGCACATTACGCATACGTTTATTGCGTATGCATTTTTAAGGCTTTGAGAGATAATGAGTTTTTTCGAAATGTTGTGATTCTGAGTTTAGTTTACCGGGTTACCATTTCGAACTGTTGTTTACCGATTAAAGGACATTGCTGTTGGACAGAGTACGCCTACCGCTTTCGAACACGGTTGATCCCTTTTCCATGGTAGGAGTTACTAGGAGTACCTATTGGATTCcttggcttttttcctttttattttcggATTGGCCCTGCCAACATTTCTCTTACGAACTAAATCCAGTTTCAGCGCCTTCAATGGACCTAATGCATAAATAGCGGCCaaaaatttattcttttgtttatgtgctaattagactcactagcctcgatctcaagcaacatttcttttgaattttgtccatgcaaacgaagctagtgagtctaattagcacataaacaaaggAATTCATTTTttgccgccatttatgcattcggtctataccacccaactcagtgccccTATGATtctgtgtaacacgtaccacaggcaacccagtctacgctcacggagcgtctaatTAGAAAAAGTCGAGGAGAGGATGTCCCTTGCAACAGAGGTCTCTTTCTTTTTACGtcgtacgggaaaagagacctctgccatgggtcgaaactcaccgtgttgagcatgcgcggcggttacttagcgaccgaatgctctcgtgatacttcatgttgtgtggactcacttaacaacagtggaattactgtaaaggaatgcgcgagacagcgggctcaagtcacagtcagcaaaaaTATcctggggcatgcggtttgaagagtgacGTCCAAGGTTGAAGatggcggttggatcaaagtgagtttcgacccgtacaacgcaaaaagaaaagaaaccgcTGCTAGCAGGGAACCATCACCCAAAAAATTGGCTTAGCTCCCATCGGCGTCAGAAAAATGTCtattttaaaccaagttttgcagggaaataaacaatagactaagtcggctaactcaatgtcaGTAGTGGTGTGGACCCTTCGACCCCTTATACTGTTGTACCCAATTTCCTCGGTGGaatctttctcttttttagaCCCGGTCTTTGTCATACTTTTTACCCAGGGAGAACTTTCCCGTCTCGACTTCTCTCC contains these protein-coding regions:
- the LOC138002650 gene encoding putative diacyglycerol O-acyltransferase Rv1760, producing the protein MVSVAVLLSTARLIVECFLSYQVAFCIFIPLVPWLQLAGLFYMLKFAERVIVKMVIGEQHLSGLDSAWLPCDRKNLFYSNAVFCFEHKGSVEERVDLFRQAIFERLPNAKKANGELLFFRTRCYFRPGLFQYFLREDRSFKIENHVLKWEGEVPRSKEELEAIVSKLSTEPLPEKRSPWCFVCIPTNFGSNDMFLAFRMSHALADGISKMNFLTYTFPDEVVPQKKTQKFSATNRSLLMAKAMLIAPRYLLKLLSSSAERSIIHGPDLSGLKKFVWDETLELQLIKNIKSATGTTVNDVLMACMTMALRKYFQRKGVANPADLTASIPVDVRPPTKELHYDNYFSFIFPKMAVATGDIMEQLNETQAHMKEFKGSGTPLVTLGMFFTTQETCPRFLTNYLTNLLTKKSSCVFSNLPGPQQKLSVKGSRMKYMTFFPPNNGNIGVSLAIFTYEGKVVVGVQSDIAVLPDPEIVVEEFGNAVNEMAKRALPKKGALVR